A region of Plectropomus leopardus isolate mb chromosome 16, YSFRI_Pleo_2.0, whole genome shotgun sequence DNA encodes the following proteins:
- the LOC121955710 gene encoding estrogen-related receptor gamma-like has translation MTTEHGGTVHMDLVDLYLPECFTYHSDAEHLGRMSVRGLDPTCPTTIKREPSSPSPSSQGDVSPAQPSPGSSSSDTNSSFGPPIKGHNHSNGLDSPGLYGHTAGLANSGGANRRFVEEESQVKCEFMLSSVAKRVCLVCGDVASGYHYGVASCEACKAFFKRTIQGNIEYSCPASNECEITKRRRKSCQACRFVKCLSVGMLREGVRLDRVRGGRQKYKRRIDAENSPYLHPQNALPQKKTFIVGGVVENKVVSLLLVAEPEGIFAMPDPTVPESDIKALTTLCDLADRELVVNIGWAKHIPGFPSLSLADQMSLLQSGWMEILILRVVFRSLGFEDKLVYAEDYIMDEEQSKLAGLLDLNNAILQLVKKYKTMGLEKDEFVVLKAIALANSDSMQIEDSEAVQRLQDVLHGALQDYEATHHPEDPRRAGKLIMTLPLLRQTAARAVQHFCSIKQDGRVPMHKLFLELLEAKA, from the exons Atgactacag aGCATGGTGGTACAGTGCACATGGATTTAGTCGACCTCTACCTCCCGGAGTGTTTCACCTACCACTCTGACGCAGA ACATCTGGGCAGGATGTCAGTGAGGGGCTTGGACCCCACCTGTCCCACCACTATAAAGCGTGAGCCCTCCAGCCCGAGCCCCAGCTCTCAGGGTGATGTCAGCCCGGCCCAGCCCAGTCCTGGAAGCTCTTCCTCGGACACAAACTCCAGCTTTGGGCCCCCGATCAAAGGCCACAATCACAGCAATGGACTGGACTCGCCAGGCCTCTACGGTCACACAGCCGGGTTGGCCAACAGTGGAGGAGCAAATAG GAGGTTTGTGGAGGAAGAAAGCCAAGTGAAGTGTGAGTTCATGCTGAGCTCGGTGGCCAAGCGTGTGTGTCTGGTGTGCGGTGACGTCGCCTCGGGCTACCACTATGGCGTGGCCTCCTGTGAAGCCTGCAAGGCCTTCTTCAAGAGGACCATCCAGG gTAATATTGAATACAGCTGCCCAGCATCCAATGAATGTGAAATCACCAAGAGAAGAAGGAAATCCTGCCAGGCCTGTCGATTCGTGAAATGCTTGTCCGTGGGCATGTTGAGAGAAG gTGTGCGTCTGGACCGGGTTCGAGGCGGCAGACAGAAGTACAAGAGGAGAATAGACGCTGAAAACAGCCCGTATCTGCACCCACAGAATGCCTTGCCTCAGAAAAAAACGT tCATTGTTGGAGGTGTGGTAGAAAACAAGGtggtgtctctgctgctggtgGCCGAGCCGGAGGGCATCTTCGCCATGCCCGACCCCACCGTACCTGAGAGCGACATCAAGGCTCTGACCACGCTGTGCGACCTGGCGGACAGAGAGCTGGTGGTCAACATCGGCTGGGCCAAACACATCCCAG gcttcccctctctctctttggccGACCAGATGAGTCTCCTGCAGAGTGGCTGGATGGAGATTTTGATTCTCAGAGTGGTTTTCCGCTCGCTGGGCTTTGAGGACAAGCTGGTGTACGCTGAGGATTACATCATGGATGAAGAGCAGTCAAAGCTAGCCGGTCTGCTTGATCTCAACAACGCCATCCTGCAGCTGGTGAAAAAGTATAAAACCATGGGGCTGGAGAAGGATGAGTTCGTGGTTCTCAAGGCGATTGCACTCGCCAACTCAG ACTCAATGCAAATTGAGGACTCAGAGGCCGTTCAAAGACTCCAGGACGTCCTTCACGGGGCCCTACAGGATTACGAGGCCACCCACCACCCAGAGGACCCTCGGCGGGCTGGCAAACTGATTATGACCCTGCCTCTCCTCCGTCAGACGGCTGCTCGTGCTGTCCAGCACTTCTGCAGCATCAAACAGGACGGCCGGGTGCCCATGCACAAACTGTTCCTCGAACTGCTGGAGGCCAAAGCCTGA